The following are encoded together in the Apus apus isolate bApuApu2 chromosome 7, bApuApu2.pri.cur, whole genome shotgun sequence genome:
- the AK4 gene encoding adenylate kinase 4, mitochondrial translates to MASKLLRAVVLGPPGSGKGTVCERIARSFGLQHLSSGQFLRESLGGGGEVGALAKQYLERGLLVPDHVITRLMLTELEKRREQHWLLDGFPRTLGQAEALDRICELDLVISLNIPFETLKDRLSARWVHPPSGRVYNMDFNPPHVQGVDDLTGEPLVQSQDDRPEAVAARLRKYKDAAKPVIELYKSRGILHSFSGTETNKIWPYVYTLLSSKIPPLLSDEEN, encoded by the exons ATGGCCTCCAAGCTGCTGCGGGCCGTGGTGCTGGGACCCCCCGGCTCCGGTAAGGGGACGGTGTGCGAGAGGATCGCCCGCAGCTTCGGGCTCCAGCATCTCTCCAGCGGCCAATTCCTGCGGGAAAGcctcggcggcggcggcg AAGTTGGTGCCTTGGCAAAGCAGTACCTGGAGCGAGGCCTCCTGGTGCCCGACCACGTCATCACCCGCCTGATGCTGACGGAGCTGGAGAAGCGGCgggagcagcactggctgctggaTG GTTTCCCACGGACGCTGGGGCAAGCCGAGGCGCTGGACAGGATCTGTGAGCTGGACCTGGTGATCAGCTTGAACATACCCTTTGAGACGCTGAAGGACCGGCTGAGCGCCCGCTGGGTGCACCCGCCCAGCGGCAGAGTGTACAACATGGACTTCAACCCTCCCCACGTCCAG GGTGTGGATGACCTGACGGGCGAGCCCCTGGTCCAGAGCCAGGATGACAGACCCGAGGCCGTGGCTGCCAGGCTCCGAAAATACAAAGATGCTGCAAAGCCAGTCATAGAGCTCTACAA GAGCAGGGGCATCCTTCACTCCTTCTCGGGGACAGAGACCAACAAGATCTGGCCCTACGTCTACACCCTGCTTTCCAGCAAGATCCCACCCCTTCTCTCAGATGAGGAGAACTAA